A genomic window from Lentibacter algarum includes:
- a CDS encoding Hint domain-containing protein, with product MATIGYYGMVTGQGQAAQIDEITNNGHTAVDVTLTDPSQLASLDSLYVVNESNVAFGTEYVDNLAAIAAAVSSGMNLIIFDRYVTDANTILPGASSIIAVRDMTDDQDVNIASGAPSSFTNGAAGSIDDDTLDGGTSSNHGYVELSSLPPGATPLLTTSDPTHIVAFTYPVGSGNVFYATIPLDYYSNLDHVAITPAEIDTLFGNLQDILCFANGTLITTARGRQPIEHLKAGDTLPILRGGTQVIRWISSSHVTAANLAQNPKLRPVRITAGALGNGLPTRDLLVSRQHRMLVRSRVAERMFGAREALISAIKLTALPGIYVDKSVEDVEYFHILFDQHEIILAEGAASESLFTGPEALKSVPTKARAELMQLFPNLTRLDYKATSAAHIPSAKLQTALVARHLKNAKAVFA from the coding sequence ATGGCAACAATAGGCTATTACGGTATGGTCACAGGTCAGGGCCAAGCCGCACAGATAGACGAGATTACAAATAACGGCCACACCGCTGTTGACGTCACACTGACTGACCCCTCCCAGCTTGCCTCACTCGACAGCCTATATGTGGTCAATGAAAGCAACGTCGCCTTCGGAACGGAGTATGTTGACAATCTCGCTGCCATCGCTGCTGCTGTCAGTAGCGGCATGAACTTAATCATATTTGATCGCTATGTGACCGACGCCAACACGATCCTCCCTGGTGCCTCCAGCATCATAGCCGTGCGCGATATGACGGACGATCAGGATGTCAACATCGCCTCGGGCGCGCCGAGCAGCTTCACAAACGGGGCGGCGGGGTCAATTGACGACGATACACTTGATGGCGGAACCAGTTCAAACCACGGCTATGTCGAGCTCTCTTCACTCCCCCCTGGCGCAACTCCCCTGCTCACAACAAGTGATCCCACCCACATTGTCGCCTTCACCTACCCTGTCGGCTCAGGCAACGTCTTTTACGCCACCATTCCGCTCGACTATTACTCAAATCTAGACCACGTCGCGATTACCCCCGCCGAGATCGACACCCTATTTGGCAACCTGCAAGACATCCTCTGCTTCGCCAACGGCACGCTGATCACAACAGCCCGAGGCCGCCAGCCCATCGAGCATCTTAAGGCAGGTGATACCCTCCCCATCCTGCGCGGCGGCACACAAGTCATCCGCTGGATCAGCTCCTCTCACGTTACAGCAGCCAACCTCGCCCAAAACCCAAAGCTGCGTCCCGTGCGCATCACAGCAGGCGCCCTTGGCAATGGCTTGCCCACTCGTGATCTGTTGGTGTCGCGCCAGCACCGTATGCTCGTGCGCTCCCGCGTTGCCGAGCGGATGTTCGGCGCCCGCGAAGCTCTCATATCTGCTATCAAGCTCACAGCTTTGCCTGGCATCTACGTTGATAAAAGCGTGGAAGACGTCGAGTATTTCCACATTCTGTTTGATCAACACGAGATCATCTTGGCCGAGGGCGCCGCTTCAGAGAGCCTTTTTACAGGCCCCGAAGCGCTTAAATCCGTGCCCACCAAGGCCCGCGCCGAGCTGATGCAACTGTTCCCCAATCTCACCCGCCTTGACTACAAAGCCACTTCCGCCGCGCACATCCCATCGGCCAAGCTTCAAACTGCACTCGTAGCGCGGCATCTGAAAAACGCGAAGGCGGTGTTTGCGTAG
- a CDS encoding S-(hydroxymethyl)glutathione dehydrogenase/class III alcohol dehydrogenase: MRTRAAVALAAGKPLEIMEVELEGPKKGEVLIEIKATGVCHTDEFTRSGDDPEGLFPSILGHEGAGIVLEVGEGVTTLEPGDHVIPLYTPECRECHACLSGKTNLCTAIRGTQGQGLMPDGTTRFKMLDGTPIFHYMGCSTFANHTVMPEIALAKVRKDAPFESICYIGCGVTTGIGAVINTAGVEIGSTAAVFGLGGIGLNVIQGLRMAGADKIIGVDLNDDKEAMARKFGMTDFVNPSKLEGQTVTEAIVELTKTEKDAFGGVDYSFDATGNVKVMRDALECSHRGWGVSVIIGVAPAGAEISTRPFQLVTGRVWKGTAFGGAKGRTDVPKIVDWYMDGKVEIDEMITHKMPLEEINKAFDLMHSGESIRSVVVY; the protein is encoded by the coding sequence ATGCGAACACGTGCAGCCGTCGCGCTTGCAGCAGGCAAGCCACTTGAGATTATGGAAGTCGAGCTTGAAGGCCCCAAGAAGGGCGAAGTCCTCATCGAGATCAAGGCCACAGGCGTGTGCCACACCGATGAGTTTACCCGCTCGGGGGATGATCCTGAGGGTCTTTTCCCCAGTATTCTTGGCCATGAGGGCGCGGGCATTGTGCTTGAAGTCGGGGAGGGCGTCACAACGCTTGAGCCTGGTGATCATGTAATCCCGCTATATACGCCTGAGTGTCGTGAATGCCATGCGTGTCTCTCTGGAAAGACGAACCTCTGTACTGCCATTCGTGGGACGCAGGGCCAAGGGCTGATGCCAGATGGAACCACGCGTTTCAAGATGCTCGATGGGACGCCGATCTTCCACTATATGGGCTGTTCGACCTTTGCCAATCATACTGTCATGCCCGAAATTGCACTTGCCAAGGTGCGCAAGGACGCACCGTTTGAGAGCATCTGCTACATTGGCTGTGGCGTGACCACAGGTATTGGTGCGGTGATCAATACAGCGGGTGTCGAGATCGGGTCGACCGCAGCTGTTTTTGGTCTTGGCGGCATTGGCCTCAACGTGATCCAAGGGCTGCGTATGGCGGGAGCTGACAAGATTATTGGGGTTGATCTCAATGACGACAAGGAAGCCATGGCACGCAAATTCGGCATGACTGACTTTGTGAATCCGTCAAAACTTGAGGGTCAGACGGTGACCGAGGCGATTGTTGAATTGACCAAGACCGAGAAAGACGCTTTCGGCGGTGTGGACTATTCCTTTGATGCCACAGGAAACGTGAAAGTTATGAGGGATGCGCTGGAATGCTCTCACCGTGGTTGGGGTGTTTCGGTGATCATCGGCGTTGCGCCTGCTGGGGCCGAGATCAGCACACGACCGTTCCAGCTTGTTACAGGTCGCGTCTGGAAAGGCACGGCCTTTGGCGGCGCGAAGGGGCGCACCGATGTGCCCAAGATTGTCGATTGGTATATGGATGGCAAAGTGGAGATCGACGAGATGATCACCCACAAGATGCCACTTGAAGAGATCAACAAAGCGTTTGATTTGATGCACTCAGGCGAGAGCATCCGAAGCGTGGTTGTTTACTAA
- a CDS encoding sulfite exporter TauE/SafE family protein — MTELLDLTSAQLAFALVAVFVAGVVRGFAGFALSALTMAALASTIPPVELIPICTMLELASAALLMRGGFSEANKRMALTLQSGALIGVPSGLYLTTTIDPELSKIIALCLIVTLALLQLARVRLPLTTSPIPTFITGIFSGFVTGLASIGGLVIALYTLALQMPPKNMRGTLIVIIFIGGALTFLWQLLYGMITPLALSRFAAFAPPMLAGVLLGRAFFKPEYERHYRPFCLTLLIGLAIFGLLKTLL; from the coding sequence GTGACAGAACTTCTAGACCTCACAAGCGCCCAACTGGCCTTCGCACTTGTCGCCGTTTTCGTCGCAGGCGTTGTGCGAGGATTTGCAGGCTTTGCGCTCTCTGCGCTCACAATGGCAGCGCTGGCCAGTACAATTCCCCCAGTGGAACTGATCCCGATCTGCACCATGCTCGAGCTTGCCTCTGCCGCCCTGCTGATGCGTGGCGGCTTTTCCGAGGCCAACAAACGCATGGCCCTCACGTTGCAGTCCGGGGCGCTTATAGGCGTACCCTCAGGCCTCTATCTCACCACAACGATTGATCCCGAACTCTCAAAGATCATCGCCCTGTGCCTGATCGTCACTCTCGCGCTACTACAGCTCGCGCGCGTCCGCCTGCCCCTCACAACATCCCCAATTCCGACGTTCATCACAGGAATCTTCTCAGGCTTCGTCACAGGCCTCGCCAGCATCGGTGGCCTCGTGATTGCGCTCTACACACTGGCGCTACAAATGCCGCCCAAAAATATGCGTGGAACCCTGATCGTGATCATATTTATAGGGGGCGCGCTGACGTTCCTCTGGCAGCTCCTGTACGGAATGATCACGCCCTTGGCACTCAGTCGCTTCGCCGCCTTCGCGCCGCCAATGCTCGCAGGAGTCCTGCTCGGGCGCGCCTTCTTCAAGCCCGAATATGAGCGTCACTATCGCCCGTTCTGCCTGACGTTGTTGATTGGCCTCGCCATTTTTGGCCTTCTCAAAACGCTTTTATAG
- a CDS encoding cytochrome c — protein sequence MKRFFVTLALSATIAGTGFAMTEGVENEAVKARMMLMDGVKAATGTLGAMGKGEMAFDADKAGEARQALIDHAAKIPAAFEAQEMDPKSTALPAIWENWADFEMKAQAMGAAAEELDTSDLGWVQAGMGDLGGTCAACHKAYRIKK from the coding sequence ATGAAAAGATTTTTTGTGACACTGGCGCTGAGCGCAACGATCGCGGGCACGGGCTTTGCCATGACCGAAGGTGTCGAAAACGAGGCCGTGAAGGCGCGGATGATGCTGATGGATGGCGTCAAGGCAGCTACGGGCACTTTGGGCGCGATGGGCAAAGGCGAGATGGCGTTTGACGCCGACAAGGCAGGCGAAGCACGGCAGGCGCTGATTGATCATGCTGCCAAAATCCCTGCAGCGTTTGAGGCACAAGAAATGGACCCGAAATCAACTGCGCTTCCCGCGATCTGGGAAAACTGGGCTGATTTTGAGATGAAGGCACAGGCCATGGGCGCTGCAGCCGAAGAGCTTGATACAAGTGATCTTGGCTGGGTTCAGGCAGGCATGGGCGACCTCGGTGGCACATGTGCAGCCTGCCACAAAGCCTATCGCATCAAGAAGTGA
- a CDS encoding DUF2794 domain-containing protein, giving the protein MNMASHTPFPIGSQVAFHRTELSLILGLYGRMVAAGEWRDYGISCLKDYAVFSVFRRTAENPLYRIEKHPKLRLKQGQYSVIGLNGQVLKRGHDLKAVLRVLERKLIRAVSD; this is encoded by the coding sequence ATGAATATGGCATCACACACGCCCTTTCCAATCGGCTCACAAGTCGCGTTTCACCGTACCGAGCTCTCGCTTATCCTCGGCCTCTATGGCCGCATGGTGGCGGCAGGCGAATGGCGAGATTATGGTATCTCCTGCCTCAAGGATTACGCCGTGTTTTCGGTCTTTCGTCGAACAGCCGAAAACCCACTTTACCGCATCGAAAAGCATCCCAAACTGCGGCTCAAACAGGGACAATATTCCGTCATTGGACTCAACGGTCAGGTTCTCAAACGAGGCCATGATCTTAAAGCCGTGCTACGCGTTCTGGAGCGCAAACTCATCCGCGCTGTCAGCGACTGA
- the tgt gene encoding tRNA guanosine(34) transglycosylase Tgt, translating to MTQEFSFSLAATSGKARTGTISTPRGDIRTPAFMPVGTAATVKAMMPESVRATGADILLGNTYHLMLRPTAERIAALGGLHKFMNWDRPILTDSGGFQVMSLADLRKLTEEGVAFKSHIDGSKHMLSPERSMEIQRLLGSDIVMCFDECPALPATRDDIAKSMELSMRWAKRSRTAFGERPGYALFGIQQGGLEEDLRAQSAEALQDIGFEGYAVGGLAVGEGQEAMFNTLEFAPDQLPKDKPRYLMGVGKPDDIVGAVARGIDMMDCVLPSRSGRTGQVFTRLGVLNIKNARHQDDPRPLDENCGCPACKNYSRAYLHHVFRSQEIISSMLLTWHNLHYYQDLMAGMRAAITEDRFTEFERDFHSTRAQGDIDPL from the coding sequence ATGACACAAGAATTCTCCTTCTCCCTCGCCGCCACTTCGGGCAAAGCCCGCACTGGAACAATCAGCACACCGCGGGGCGATATCCGCACGCCTGCATTTATGCCAGTCGGGACCGCCGCAACGGTCAAAGCGATGATGCCTGAAAGCGTGCGCGCCACAGGCGCCGACATCCTACTTGGCAACACCTATCACCTTATGCTGCGCCCCACCGCCGAACGCATCGCCGCTCTGGGTGGCCTGCATAAATTCATGAATTGGGACCGCCCGATTCTCACAGACTCGGGTGGCTTTCAGGTCATGTCGCTTGCAGACCTGCGCAAGCTTACGGAAGAAGGCGTCGCGTTCAAATCGCACATCGACGGCTCCAAGCACATGCTCAGCCCCGAGCGCAGCATGGAAATCCAGCGCCTTCTTGGGTCCGACATTGTCATGTGCTTTGACGAGTGCCCCGCATTGCCCGCAACAAGAGATGACATTGCCAAATCAATGGAGCTGTCCATGCGTTGGGCCAAGCGCTCACGCACAGCGTTTGGTGAGCGCCCCGGTTACGCCCTGTTCGGAATCCAGCAAGGCGGCCTCGAAGAAGACCTGCGCGCCCAATCCGCTGAGGCCCTTCAAGATATCGGCTTTGAAGGCTACGCTGTCGGTGGCCTCGCAGTCGGTGAAGGTCAGGAGGCCATGTTCAACACCCTCGAGTTCGCGCCAGACCAACTCCCCAAAGACAAACCACGCTACCTGATGGGCGTCGGCAAACCCGACGACATCGTCGGCGCTGTCGCGCGCGGTATCGATATGATGGACTGCGTCCTCCCCTCTCGCTCGGGCCGTACCGGTCAGGTCTTCACCCGTCTCGGCGTGCTCAACATCAAAAACGCCCGCCATCAGGACGACCCGCGCCCGCTCGACGAAAACTGCGGTTGCCCCGCGTGCAAGAATTACAGCCGCGCCTATCTGCACCATGTCTTCCGCTCCCAAGAGATCATCTCTTCGATGCTGCTCACATGGCACAACCTCCATTACTACCAAGACCTCATGGCAGGAATGCGTGCGGCGATCACCGAAGACCGCTTCACAGAATTCGAGCGTGACTTTCACAGCACCCGCGCTCAAGGCGACATTGATCCTCTATGA
- a CDS encoding I78 family peptidase inhibitor yields the protein MFVSRITAALAATTLLTACQMSGMLEQKDPLIPATTRAALADTCGAGDLTFMAGMRVAEVEFDTAQRPVRIVGPKSAVTTDYQPERLNVKIDASDRITGFSCG from the coding sequence ATGTTTGTTTCACGTATCACCGCGGCACTTGCCGCAACCACTCTTCTAACAGCCTGCCAAATGAGCGGCATGCTTGAACAAAAAGATCCACTCATCCCAGCAACCACGCGTGCCGCCCTCGCAGACACATGCGGGGCTGGTGATCTGACTTTCATGGCTGGGATGCGGGTAGCCGAGGTCGAATTTGATACCGCACAGCGTCCCGTACGCATCGTCGGTCCCAAAAGTGCAGTCACCACAGATTACCAGCCCGAGCGCCTCAATGTAAAAATCGATGCCTCGGACCGGATCACTGGATTTAGCTGCGGCTGA
- the rimK gene encoding 30S ribosomal protein S6--L-glutamate ligase — translation MSLDKSGSILSFGWEEWVALPQLGLPAIQAKVDTGAKTSALHAYDIEVFGASSKPKVRFMVHPVPGREDIVFACSAEIKDRREVTSSNGESENRYVIETNLLVNGHRWPIEITLSNRATMSNRMLLGRQALKDHISIVATERFLQPELSYDVYHSKRVRETAPERALRVAVLSREDNYSTRRLVEEGEKRGHVVEVIDTTRCYMALNALAPEVHYDGKRLARYDAVIPRIGASITSYGTAVVRQFETIGTFCVNSSQGITASRDKLHAHQLMARHKIGMPNTAFAASPKDTNSIVGLVGTAPLIVKLLESTQGKGVVLAETKKAAESVIDAFRGLKANFLVQNFVKEAAGEDIRCFVIGGKVVASMRRTGAEGDFRSNLHRGGTAEAVKISKAERDVVLKATKAFGLHMAGVDLLRASDGPKVLEVNSSPGLEGIEGASGKNIAGTLYEMIEARVRPAPVRKRGKAKA, via the coding sequence ATGAGTCTTGATAAGAGTGGTTCTATTTTGTCGTTCGGATGGGAAGAGTGGGTGGCTTTGCCCCAGCTCGGCTTGCCGGCGATTCAGGCAAAAGTAGATACAGGGGCGAAAACCTCGGCACTTCATGCCTATGATATTGAAGTGTTCGGTGCTTCATCTAAGCCAAAGGTGCGTTTTATGGTGCACCCGGTTCCGGGGCGTGAAGACATTGTTTTTGCATGCTCTGCCGAGATCAAGGATCGTCGCGAAGTGACCTCCTCCAATGGGGAGAGTGAGAACCGCTATGTTATCGAGACCAACTTGCTGGTGAACGGTCACCGTTGGCCCATTGAGATTACGCTGAGCAACCGTGCAACCATGAGCAACCGTATGTTGCTTGGGCGGCAGGCGCTTAAGGACCATATTAGTATCGTAGCGACGGAACGGTTTTTGCAGCCCGAGCTGAGCTATGATGTGTATCACAGCAAGCGGGTGCGCGAGACAGCACCAGAACGGGCACTGCGCGTCGCCGTTTTGAGCCGTGAGGATAATTATTCGACCCGCCGTCTTGTGGAAGAGGGCGAGAAGCGGGGGCATGTTGTCGAAGTGATCGACACGACGCGTTGTTATATGGCGCTGAACGCGCTTGCGCCTGAGGTGCATTATGACGGCAAGCGACTGGCGCGCTATGATGCAGTTATTCCACGGATCGGAGCCTCTATCACCTCATATGGTACGGCTGTTGTGCGCCAGTTTGAGACCATCGGGACATTTTGTGTGAACTCTTCACAGGGGATTACGGCAAGCCGCGATAAGCTTCATGCGCATCAGCTTATGGCGCGACATAAGATTGGGATGCCGAACACGGCTTTTGCTGCGAGTCCGAAGGACACCAACTCGATTGTCGGCTTGGTGGGTACGGCACCATTGATTGTGAAGCTTTTGGAGAGCACGCAGGGCAAGGGCGTTGTCTTGGCGGAAACCAAGAAGGCGGCCGAGTCGGTTATTGATGCGTTTCGCGGGCTAAAAGCGAATTTTCTGGTTCAGAACTTTGTAAAAGAAGCTGCAGGTGAGGATATCCGCTGTTTTGTGATTGGTGGAAAGGTTGTGGCTTCGATGCGACGCACGGGTGCGGAGGGTGACTTTCGCTCTAATTTGCACAGGGGTGGCACTGCGGAGGCTGTGAAAATCAGCAAGGCAGAGCGCGATGTGGTGCTGAAGGCGACAAAGGCTTTTGGACTTCATATGGCGGGCGTTGATCTTTTGCGCGCGAGTGACGGTCCGAAGGTTCTTGAGGTGAATTCCTCACCAGGGCTTGAAGGGATAGAAGGCGCGAGCGGCAAGAATATTGCTGGGACGCTTTATGAGATGATCGAGGCGCGGGTGCGGCCTGCACCAGTGCGTAAACGCGGGAAAGCGAAAGCGTGA
- a CDS encoding DUF1523 family protein, producing MMRNVRRIFRVVLFVIAGLYLHYTLPQHDVAKVTGISDRLERLSSFQQIFYNQVDLGSAEGDMRDLRLINTVKVDTWFLGLWRGGERVMVYRNEDTGVYPPYFKFDSSDLEAEASALAGKEQWVSITHYGWRMRFLSIYPNAISIKPVSGPEYRPFPWFNLFFFAFLIVGFFFVRAMWRQFVERTVDPTMDALEDGYDMRKSRVQKWLDSWRSK from the coding sequence ATGATGCGCAATGTGAGACGAATTTTTCGAGTGGTCTTGTTCGTGATTGCAGGGCTCTATCTGCATTATACGCTGCCGCAGCATGATGTGGCGAAAGTGACAGGGATCTCAGACCGTTTGGAGCGTCTGTCGAGCTTTCAGCAGATCTTTTACAATCAAGTGGATCTGGGCTCAGCGGAAGGCGATATGCGCGACCTTCGGCTGATCAATACTGTAAAAGTTGATACTTGGTTTTTGGGGCTGTGGCGTGGCGGTGAACGTGTGATGGTTTATCGCAACGAGGACACGGGCGTTTATCCGCCCTACTTCAAGTTTGATAGCTCGGACCTTGAGGCGGAAGCTTCGGCACTGGCGGGTAAGGAACAGTGGGTGTCGATCACGCATTATGGCTGGCGTATGCGATTCTTGTCGATCTATCCCAATGCGATTTCTATCAAGCCTGTGAGCGGGCCTGAGTACCGCCCGTTTCCTTGGTTTAATCTCTTCTTCTTTGCCTTCTTGATTGTTGGCTTTTTCTTTGTGCGTGCGATGTGGCGACAGTTTGTGGAGCGCACTGTGGATCCGACGATGGACGCTCTGGAAGACGGCTATGATATGCGCAAGAGCCGCGTTCAGAAGTGGCTTGATAGCTGGCGCAGTAAGTAG
- a CDS encoding citrate/2-methylcitrate synthase gives MSTDVKINRGLKGIYFERSGVSHIDGAKGELSYRGYSIHDLATRSTFEEVCYLLIFGDLPSAIELADFDARLKTARSLPPAIYDIIESTKAGHPMDVLRTAVSALAALEPQSQNVGEDAFIENGIRLTAQVPMIIAAHEHIRNGRAPVPADPSLSHAANWLYMLKGELPSDDAARLADVDFILHAEHGANASAFAARVTVGTEANLHGAMVTALATLAGPAHGGAAEDVMKMVQEIGTPDKAAAYVKAKRAAREAVTGFGHRVYRAEDPRARHMREGVRKLGEEMGAPVWYEILQGVVEAMKPYSRHGLNVNVDFYSGVIYQLHGIPMDLYVPIFAIGRMPGWVIQCIEQQRGNILIRPLTLYNGPELRDYVDMSDR, from the coding sequence ATGAGCACAGACGTCAAGATAAACCGTGGCCTTAAAGGCATCTACTTCGAGCGCTCAGGCGTGTCTCACATCGACGGTGCAAAAGGCGAACTGTCCTATCGCGGCTACTCGATTCACGATCTCGCCACGCGCTCCACCTTTGAAGAAGTTTGCTACCTGCTCATCTTCGGCGACCTTCCCAGCGCAATCGAGCTAGCCGATTTTGACGCCCGTCTCAAAACCGCACGCAGCCTCCCACCTGCAATCTATGACATCATCGAAAGCACCAAGGCAGGTCACCCGATGGATGTCTTGCGCACAGCTGTCTCAGCCCTTGCGGCCCTTGAACCACAGAGTCAAAACGTGGGTGAAGATGCCTTCATAGAAAACGGCATACGCCTGACCGCGCAAGTGCCCATGATCATCGCGGCGCATGAACATATCCGAAATGGCCGCGCGCCTGTGCCCGCAGACCCCTCGCTCAGTCACGCCGCCAACTGGCTCTATATGCTCAAAGGCGAGCTCCCATCTGACGATGCCGCACGCCTCGCAGATGTGGACTTCATCCTCCACGCCGAACACGGGGCAAACGCGTCGGCCTTTGCCGCGCGCGTCACGGTCGGAACAGAAGCCAACCTGCACGGCGCCATGGTCACAGCCCTCGCCACACTCGCTGGCCCCGCCCACGGCGGCGCTGCTGAAGATGTGATGAAAATGGTGCAAGAAATCGGCACGCCAGACAAGGCTGCCGCCTACGTCAAAGCCAAACGTGCTGCCCGCGAAGCCGTCACAGGATTTGGCCACCGCGTCTACCGCGCCGAAGACCCCCGCGCGCGCCACATGCGCGAAGGCGTTCGCAAGCTCGGCGAAGAGATGGGCGCTCCAGTTTGGTACGAAATTCTGCAAGGTGTGGTCGAGGCTATGAAGCCTTATTCGCGCCACGGCCTCAATGTGAATGTCGACTTTTATTCAGGCGTCATATACCAACTTCACGGCATCCCAATGGACCTCTACGTGCCGATTTTCGCGATCGGTCGCATGCCCGGATGGGTTATCCAATGCATAGAGCAACAGCGCGGCAATATTCTCATTCGCCCGCTCACACTCTACAACGGCCCCGAACTGCGTGATTATGTAGACATGAGTGACAGGTGA
- a CDS encoding Hint domain-containing protein, whose product MATVGYYSMTAGQGQASQVDEITNNGDTAVNVTIPNATQLASLDSLYVVNPSNSGFGAEYMNNLGAIAAAVNSGMNLVIFDRAVTNAQTILPGTGSTITAVRDFASGSDVNVAAGAPTSFTNGANGVIDDSTFDGGTYSNHGYVELSSLPPGATALLTTSDPTHIVAFTYPVGSGNVFYSTMPIDFYTGQNNAAISPADIFTLFTNTQQTVMCFAAGTMIETLLGQRAVEDLRIGSAVQIHDGRVERIRWISASKISASDLKGNPKLRPVRITAGALGNGLPTRDLLVSRQHRMLVRSRVAERMFGAREALISAIKLTALPGIYVDESVEDVEYFHILFDQHEIILAEGAASESLFTGPEALKSVPTKARAELMQLFPNLTRLDYKATSAAHIPSAKLQTALVARHLKNAKAVFA is encoded by the coding sequence ATGGCCACGGTTGGCTACTATTCAATGACGGCAGGCCAAGGCCAAGCGTCGCAGGTCGATGAGATCACGAACAACGGTGATACCGCCGTGAACGTGACCATTCCAAATGCGACGCAGCTTGCTTCACTTGACAGCCTCTATGTTGTGAACCCCTCCAACAGCGGCTTCGGCGCCGAGTATATGAATAACCTTGGAGCCATTGCTGCTGCGGTCAACAGCGGCATGAACCTCGTGATTTTTGACCGCGCCGTGACCAATGCCCAAACAATCCTACCGGGAACAGGCTCAACAATCACAGCGGTACGCGACTTTGCCAGCGGATCAGATGTTAACGTTGCCGCAGGCGCCCCCACGTCCTTCACCAACGGCGCAAACGGCGTGATTGATGACAGCACATTTGATGGCGGCACCTACTCAAACCACGGCTATGTCGAGCTTTCTTCGCTCCCACCTGGCGCAACAGCTCTGCTCACAACCAGCGACCCGACCCACATTGTCGCCTTCACCTACCCCGTCGGCTCAGGCAACGTGTTCTATTCCACAATGCCAATCGATTTCTATACAGGCCAAAACAACGCCGCAATCAGCCCCGCCGATATCTTCACGCTCTTTACCAATACACAGCAAACGGTGATGTGCTTTGCCGCAGGAACGATGATCGAAACCCTCCTCGGTCAGCGCGCCGTCGAAGACCTCCGGATCGGTAGCGCGGTCCAAATCCACGATGGTCGCGTAGAGCGTATCCGCTGGATCAGCGCCTCCAAGATCAGCGCGTCCGACCTAAAAGGAAACCCAAAGCTGCGTCCCGTGCGCATCACAGCAGGCGCCCTTGGCAATGGCTTGCCCACTCGTGATCTGTTGGTGTCGCGCCAGCACCGTATGCTCGTGCGCTCCCGCGTTGCCGAGCGGATGTTCGGCGCCCGCGAAGCTCTCATATCTGCTATCAAGCTCACAGCTTTGCCTGGCATCTACGTTGATGAAAGCGTGGAAGACGTCGAGTATTTCCACATCCTGTTTGATCAACACGAGATCATCTTGGCCGAGGGCGCCGCTTCAGAGAGCCTTTTTACAGGCCCCGAAGCGCTTAAATCCGTGCCCACCAAGGCCCGCGCCGAGCTGATGCAACTGTTCCCCAATCTCACCCGCCTTGACTACAAAGCCACTTCCGCCGCGCACATCCCATCGGCCAAGCTTCAAACTGCACTCGTAGCGCGGCATCTGAAAAACGCGAAGGCGGTGTTTGCGTAG